A single Methylobacterium sp. 17Sr1-1 DNA region contains:
- a CDS encoding porin, translating into MAMRFTLSSLTVALLSTGSALAADLAAPAPAPVAVVEHCKATLSLPAYGGVIKPNPNPSCFTLGGFGDIYVGGAITGYAYTQSNPFPFSAAPLPSDRAARVDFTNIQGWIQKADGPFQFYVQAGAYAIPALGFLNYSALDQTDLLFTPLPVAFGKYVFNDQWSIQGGRMPTLIGTEAPFTFQNLNISRGLLFNQENIINHGVQVNYSDGPWSASVAGTDGFFSGNISWLTGAVTYKLDDNNTFGINGGVNLDRTDVLSRSLRYSYATPLFQQNSGILSINYTYSNGPWTITPYFQYTNVARDFKIGIAEGASTYGGAVLASYAFTDNFALAGRVEYISQTGDRFSGGTSLLYGAGSSALSFTVTPTFTFDRFFVRGEYSRVQLYDITRGDLAFGTLGTGFGRTGNRTAQDRYMIEGGITF; encoded by the coding sequence GTGGCAATGCGCTTCACCCTCAGCAGCCTGACCGTCGCCCTGCTGTCGACAGGGTCCGCCCTGGCCGCCGACCTGGCCGCCCCGGCCCCTGCCCCGGTGGCCGTTGTCGAGCACTGCAAGGCGACCCTGTCGCTGCCGGCCTATGGCGGCGTGATCAAGCCGAACCCGAACCCGTCCTGCTTCACCCTCGGCGGCTTCGGCGACATCTATGTCGGCGGCGCGATCACCGGCTACGCCTACACCCAGAGCAATCCGTTCCCGTTCTCGGCCGCGCCGCTGCCGAGCGACCGGGCGGCCCGGGTCGACTTCACCAACATCCAGGGCTGGATCCAGAAGGCCGATGGGCCATTCCAGTTCTACGTCCAGGCCGGCGCCTACGCGATCCCGGCCCTCGGCTTCCTCAACTACAGCGCCCTCGACCAGACCGACCTGCTGTTCACGCCGCTGCCGGTGGCCTTCGGCAAGTACGTGTTCAACGACCAGTGGTCGATCCAGGGCGGCCGCATGCCGACCCTGATCGGCACCGAGGCGCCGTTCACCTTCCAGAACCTGAACATCTCCCGTGGCCTCCTGTTCAACCAGGAGAACATCATCAACCACGGCGTGCAGGTGAACTACAGCGACGGCCCGTGGTCGGCCTCGGTGGCCGGCACCGACGGGTTCTTCTCCGGCAACATCAGCTGGCTGACGGGCGCCGTCACCTACAAGCTCGACGACAACAACACCTTCGGCATCAACGGCGGCGTCAACCTCGACCGCACCGACGTGCTGTCGCGCAGCCTGCGCTACTCTTACGCGACGCCGCTGTTCCAGCAGAACAGCGGCATCCTGTCGATCAACTATACGTACTCGAACGGGCCGTGGACGATCACGCCCTACTTCCAGTACACGAACGTCGCGCGCGACTTCAAGATCGGCATCGCCGAGGGCGCCTCGACCTATGGCGGCGCGGTGCTGGCCAGCTACGCCTTCACCGACAACTTCGCGCTCGCCGGCCGCGTCGAGTACATCAGCCAGACCGGCGACCGGTTCTCGGGCGGCACCAGCCTGCTCTACGGCGCGGGCAGCTCGGCCCTGTCCTTCACCGTCACCCCGACCTTCACCTTCGACCGCTTCTTCGTCCGCGGCGAGTATTCGCGGGTCCAGCTCTACGACATCACCCGCGGCGACCTCGCCTTCGGCACGCTCGGCACCGGCTTCGGCCGCACCGGCAACCGCACCGCGCAGGACCGCTACATGATCGAAGGCGGCATCACCTTCTAG
- a CDS encoding MFS transporter, with protein sequence MWSRIALLAVGTFAIGTDGFIVAGVLQDISHRLDVSVAAAGQLVTVFAVVYAISSPVVASLTANLPRRTLLLVALSVFIVGNAMAALAESYAMLMAGRIVAAVASAAYTPCASVTAAILAGPAHRGRALSVVMGGITVATIVGVPVGTWLGEPGGFRAAFWLVTGLGVAALAGLALRLPELPAPPAVTLGERVRSLRLPQVPGTLIVTTLAMTAGFTVYTYIGPLLAETMHAEGRTLSLVLCAFGIAGTIGNGLSGWLADRWGANRTVATSLIAVTGILAVFPSLATTLPGALLGVAVWNSAGWLLLPAQQHRLLATAPQVGQILVSLNASALYLGIGVAGLLGGWVIQLWSARALGPVAALVAALALVVHVLNARDSRRSAVVREQG encoded by the coding sequence ATGTGGTCGAGAATCGCCCTTCTGGCAGTCGGAACCTTCGCGATCGGCACCGACGGGTTCATCGTGGCCGGCGTCCTGCAAGACATCAGTCATCGGCTGGACGTGAGCGTGGCCGCCGCCGGTCAGCTGGTCACGGTCTTCGCGGTGGTCTACGCGATCAGCTCTCCCGTCGTGGCCTCCCTGACGGCGAACCTGCCGCGCCGCACCCTTCTGCTCGTCGCCCTGTCCGTCTTCATCGTCGGCAACGCGATGGCGGCTCTGGCCGAGAGCTACGCGATGCTGATGGCCGGCCGGATCGTGGCCGCCGTGGCATCGGCGGCCTACACGCCCTGCGCCTCCGTCACCGCCGCGATCCTGGCGGGGCCGGCCCATCGGGGACGAGCCCTGTCGGTCGTCATGGGCGGCATCACGGTCGCCACCATCGTCGGGGTACCGGTCGGAACGTGGCTCGGCGAGCCTGGCGGCTTTCGCGCCGCCTTCTGGCTGGTCACGGGTCTCGGCGTGGCGGCGCTCGCGGGGCTCGCCCTCCGGCTTCCCGAGCTCCCGGCTCCGCCCGCGGTCACGCTCGGCGAGCGCGTGCGCTCCCTGCGCCTGCCGCAGGTCCCCGGAACGCTGATCGTCACGACCCTGGCGATGACTGCGGGCTTCACCGTCTACACCTATATCGGCCCGCTCCTGGCCGAGACGATGCATGCCGAGGGCCGGACCCTGAGCCTGGTCCTGTGCGCGTTCGGCATCGCCGGGACCATCGGCAACGGGCTCAGCGGCTGGCTCGCCGACCGGTGGGGCGCGAACCGCACGGTCGCGACGAGCCTGATCGCCGTCACGGGGATCCTCGCGGTGTTTCCCTCCCTGGCGACGACGCTGCCGGGCGCTCTCCTCGGCGTCGCGGTCTGGAACAGCGCGGGATGGCTGCTGCTGCCGGCGCAGCAGCATCGCCTGCTCGCCACGGCGCCGCAGGTCGGCCAGATCCTGGTGTCCCTGAATGCCTCCGCCCTGTATCTCGGCATCGGCGTGGCGGGCCTTCTCGGCGGGTGGGTCATCCAGCTCTGGTCGGCCCGTGCCCTGGGACCCGTCGCGGCTCTGGTGGCGGCTCTGGCGCTGGTCGTCCACGTCCTGAACGCCCGCGACAGCCGCCGCTCTGCGGTGGTGCGCGAGCAGGGTTAA
- a CDS encoding 3'-5' exonuclease, which yields MTFPRTLAIDFETANERRDSPCAVGLAWIEGGRVVRRESRLIRPAEMRFSPGNIRVHGIRPRDVAGAPSFPEAMAPYLAEIAGSLVLAHNASFDVGVLAATLQAYGLPQPAYASLCTVQLARRHWPGEGGQGQGTYRLSALAARIGVTFRHHDAGEDAYACAEIALAVMREAGAPDIASLAKGHGLLRERAGEGGRAPDGIAARALRGVAPSRTRAPLLHFVVRGSTGTPYDVRLIEGRDGPRLRCSCAGARFRPDCRHVRALANGEIDALLSDNPGDVAALAGLLRMMG from the coding sequence ATGACCTTCCCTCGCACCCTCGCGATCGACTTCGAGACCGCCAACGAGCGCCGCGACAGCCCCTGCGCCGTCGGGCTCGCCTGGATCGAGGGCGGGCGGGTGGTGCGGCGCGAGTCGCGGCTGATCCGCCCGGCCGAGATGCGCTTCTCCCCCGGCAACATCCGGGTTCACGGCATCCGCCCGCGGGACGTCGCCGGCGCGCCGTCCTTTCCCGAGGCGATGGCACCGTACCTCGCGGAGATCGCCGGCAGCCTGGTGCTCGCGCACAATGCCAGTTTCGATGTCGGGGTGCTCGCCGCCACGCTCCAGGCCTACGGCCTGCCGCAGCCGGCCTACGCCTCGCTCTGTACGGTGCAACTCGCCCGCCGGCACTGGCCGGGGGAGGGCGGGCAGGGCCAGGGCACCTACCGGCTCTCGGCGCTCGCCGCCCGGATCGGCGTGACGTTCCGCCACCACGATGCCGGCGAGGACGCCTATGCCTGCGCGGAGATCGCGCTCGCGGTGATGCGGGAGGCCGGCGCGCCCGATATCGCGAGCCTCGCTAAGGGACACGGCCTCCTCCGCGAGCGGGCCGGGGAGGGAGGGCGCGCGCCCGACGGGATCGCCGCCCGGGCCCTGCGCGGCGTGGCGCCGAGCCGTACCCGCGCGCCGCTCCTCCACTTCGTCGTGCGTGGCAGCACCGGCACGCCCTACGACGTGCGGCTGATCGAGGGCCGCGACGGCCCGCGCCTGCGCTGCTCCTGCGCCGGGGCGCGGTTCCGGCCGGATTGCCGGCACGTCCGGGCGCTCGCGAACGGCGAGATCGACGCGCTCCTGTCGGACAATCCGGGGGACGTGGCGGCGCTGGCGGGCTTGTTGCGGATGATGGGGTAG
- the ligA gene encoding NAD-dependent DNA ligase LigA gives MPSSRAPALDDLDPKSAQSRHAALSAEIAEHDRRYHGEDAPTISDAEYDALRRELEAIEARFPDLAGTGAASASVGAKASDKFAKVRHAVPMLSLGNAFSDEEIGEFVERVRRFLGLATGEPVAFTAEPKIDGLSLSLRYEDGRLVTAATRGDGEVGEDVTANVRTIKEIPEVLAGGDWPAVCEVRGEVYLSHADFAGINARQEAAGKPLFANPRNAAAGSLRQLDASITASRPLRFFAYAAGEMSEQPAESQFEMIEAFKSWGLPVNPLTVLCIDAAAMLAHYRMIEARRAELGYDIDGVVYKVDSFALQRRLGFVARAPRWALAHKFPAQRATTVVEAIDINVGRTGSLNPLARLRPVTVGGVVVSNATLHNEDYVHGVDADGQPIRSGVAIWTGQTLRDDGDLSQGSDVRVGDTVVVLRAGDVIPKVADVVLERRPRDAVPYRFPETCPACGSHAVRGLNPRTGKLDAVRRCTGGLICPAQGQERLKHFVSRNAFDIEGFGETYIETLFEAGLVRQPADLFRLAFEPLKEAVVARRQALSAERALAAGKEVKKAGKKKDDEDKAIKNLLAGVEARRKIPLNRFIFALGIEQVGEATAKALAKHFSDMPALMAGVAAAAACQPGPDWIALASLDRVGATTRDRLLAAAAEAPDADLLAGGAVARLSTPQRESLLEAYGDSAGVRAAVERAAAQVPGDAYRALADDGEIGAVTTASLIQFFSEEHNVAAVEALLAEVATERAAAPAQAAAFSGKTVVFTGTLEKMTRSEAKATAERLGAKVSGSVSAKTDLVVAGPGAGSKLKDAEKHGVTVVSEEEWLAMVASA, from the coding sequence ATGCCCTCCTCCCGCGCCCCCGCCCTCGACGACCTCGACCCGAAGAGCGCCCAGAGCCGCCACGCCGCCCTCTCGGCGGAGATCGCGGAGCACGACCGGCGCTACCACGGCGAGGATGCGCCGACGATCTCGGATGCCGAGTACGACGCCCTGCGCCGGGAGCTCGAGGCGATCGAGGCGCGCTTCCCCGATCTCGCCGGCACCGGCGCGGCCTCGGCCAGCGTCGGCGCCAAGGCGTCGGACAAGTTCGCCAAGGTGCGGCACGCGGTGCCGATGCTCTCGCTCGGCAACGCCTTCTCGGACGAGGAGATCGGCGAGTTCGTCGAGCGGGTGCGCCGCTTCCTCGGCCTCGCCACCGGTGAGCCGGTCGCCTTCACCGCCGAGCCGAAGATCGACGGTCTCTCCCTGTCCCTGCGCTACGAGGACGGGCGCCTCGTCACCGCGGCGACGCGCGGCGACGGCGAGGTCGGCGAGGACGTGACCGCCAACGTGCGGACGATCAAGGAGATTCCCGAGGTTCTGGCCGGCGGGGACTGGCCGGCCGTGTGCGAGGTGCGCGGCGAGGTCTACCTGTCGCACGCCGATTTCGCCGGCATCAACGCCCGCCAGGAGGCGGCCGGCAAGCCGCTCTTCGCCAACCCGCGCAACGCCGCCGCCGGCTCCCTGCGCCAGCTCGATGCGAGCATCACCGCCTCGCGGCCCCTGCGCTTCTTCGCCTATGCCGCCGGCGAGATGTCCGAACAGCCGGCCGAATCGCAGTTCGAGATGATCGAGGCCTTCAAGTCCTGGGGCCTGCCGGTGAACCCCTTGACGGTCCTATGTATCGATGCGGCCGCCATGCTGGCCCATTACCGGATGATCGAGGCGCGGCGGGCCGAGCTCGGCTACGACATCGACGGCGTCGTCTACAAGGTCGATTCCTTCGCCCTCCAGCGCCGCCTCGGCTTCGTCGCGCGGGCGCCGCGCTGGGCGCTCGCCCACAAGTTCCCGGCCCAGCGCGCCACCACGGTGGTCGAGGCGATCGACATCAATGTCGGGCGCACCGGCTCGCTCAACCCGCTGGCGCGCTTGAGGCCGGTCACGGTCGGTGGCGTGGTGGTGTCGAACGCGACGCTCCACAACGAGGATTACGTCCATGGCGTCGATGCCGACGGACAGCCGATCCGCAGCGGCGTCGCGATCTGGACCGGCCAGACCCTGCGCGACGATGGCGATCTCTCGCAAGGCTCGGACGTGCGCGTCGGCGACACGGTGGTGGTCCTGCGCGCCGGCGACGTGATCCCGAAGGTCGCCGACGTGGTGCTGGAGCGGCGCCCCAGGGACGCCGTGCCCTACCGCTTTCCCGAGACCTGCCCGGCCTGCGGCAGCCACGCGGTGCGGGGCTTGAACCCGCGCACCGGCAAGCTCGACGCGGTGCGCCGTTGCACCGGCGGCCTGATCTGCCCGGCGCAGGGGCAGGAGCGGCTGAAGCACTTCGTCTCGCGCAATGCCTTCGACATCGAGGGCTTCGGCGAGACCTACATCGAGACCCTGTTCGAGGCCGGCCTGGTGCGCCAACCCGCCGACCTGTTCCGGCTCGCGTTCGAGCCCCTGAAGGAAGCCGTGGTCGCCCGGCGCCAGGCGCTCTCCGCCGAGCGGGCGCTCGCCGCCGGCAAGGAGGTCAAGAAGGCGGGCAAGAAGAAGGACGACGAGGACAAGGCGATCAAGAACCTCCTCGCCGGGGTCGAGGCGCGACGAAAAATCCCGCTCAACCGGTTCATCTTCGCGCTCGGCATCGAGCAGGTCGGCGAGGCGACCGCCAAGGCGCTCGCCAAGCATTTTTCGGACATGCCGGCCTTGATGGCGGGCGTGGCGGCGGCCGCCGCCTGCCAGCCCGGGCCGGACTGGATCGCGCTGGCGAGCCTCGACCGCGTCGGCGCCACCACCCGCGACCGGCTGCTGGCCGCGGCCGCCGAGGCGCCGGACGCCGACCTGCTCGCCGGCGGCGCGGTGGCGCGCCTGTCGACGCCGCAGCGCGAATCCCTGCTCGAAGCCTACGGCGACTCCGCGGGCGTGCGGGCGGCGGTCGAGCGGGCGGCGGCCCAGGTGCCCGGCGACGCCTACCGGGCGCTCGCCGATGACGGCGAGATCGGCGCGGTCACCACCGCCTCGCTGATCCAATTCTTCTCCGAGGAGCACAACGTCGCGGCGGTGGAGGCCCTGCTCGCCGAGGTCGCGACCGAGCGGGCGGCGGCGCCCGCGCAAGCCGCGGCGTTCAGCGGCAAGACCGTGGTGTTCACCGGCACCCTGGAGAAGATGACCCGCAGCGAGGCCAAGGCGACGGCCGAGCGCCTGGGCGCCAAGGTCTCGGGCTCGGTCTCGGCCAAGACCGACCTCGTGGTGGCCGGGCCGGGCGCGGGCAGCAAGCTCAAGGATGCCGAGAAGCACGGCGTGACGGTGGTCTCGGAGGAGGAGTGGCTGGCGATGGTCGCCTCTGCCTGA